The DNA segment ATCAACGCCAATAAGGCCGTTATGCAGGGGGATCTTACCGTCCGGCTCAACGGCGACCGCCAGGATGAATTCGGCGCGCTCGCGAATTTTTTCGACCGCATGATCGATCAGATCCAGCAGGAACTGACCGTCCGGAAACAGGCCGAAGAACTGCTGAGGCAAAACGAAGAACATGTGAAAAATATCCTTGATTCCATCCATGCAGGCATCGTCGTGATCGATTACCATACCCACGAGATCGTGCAGGTAAACTCCTTTGCAGCGGAAATGATCGGGGCGCCGAAAGAGGAGATTGTCGGGCGCGCCTGCCACTTGTTTGTCTGTCCCGCCGGAGCAGGGTACTGCCCCATCACGGACGGCGGGGAAACGGTCGATAATTCGGAGCGGATACTCATCACGGCGCAGGGTGACCGCGTCCCGATCCTGAAATCCGTCGTCCAGTTGTCACTCCAGGGGCGGCCCCTGCTTATCGAGAGCTTTATCAGCATCAAGGACCGAAAACTCGCCGAGGAACAGATCGCGCGCTCCGCCGAGAAACTCCGGGAGACCAATGAAGAATTGAAGTCGTTCGTGTACAGCGTGTCCCACGACCTACGTGCTCCCCTGGTGAACGTGAAGGGCTTTACGGTCGAGCTGGAACGGTCTCTGCGGGAGGCCCTTATACTGATCGAGACCTTCGCGCACGTTCTTCCCAAGGAAAAACTGGACAAGCTGAACCAGCTGTTTCGGGAAGATGTCGCCGAGTCCGCCGGGTTCATTGGATCATCCATAGACCGGATGGATGGGCTCATCGGCGCCATGCTCAAGCTTTCACGCTTCGGCGGCCGGGAGCTTCGTCCGGAATCCATTGACCTGGCGGCCTTTATGCAATTTCTCCTTGCAACATTTGCCCACCAGATCGATCAAAAGCGAGCGACTGTCACGATCGGCACGCTGCCCGTGATCGTCGCGGACAGGACGGCCATGGAGCAGATCATGGGGAACCTCCTGGACAATGCCCTGAAATACCTTGAACCGGGGCGACCGGGCAGGATCGAAATAACCGCGGAACGCTCGGAAAAGGAAACGATCGTGCGCGTCAAGGACAACGGACGGGGGATCGCCGAAGACGACATCCAAAAAGTCTTCGAGATCTTCCGAAGGGCGGGGAAGCAGGACGTGGCCGGCGAAGGGATGGGATTGGCATACGTGAAAACGCTGGTCAAAAGCCACGATGGCCGTATCTGGTGCGAATCAGAACCAGGGATCGGAACCGTGTTCAGTTTTACGATCCCGGACAAATCAGCACCGCCCGGAGAGAAAGCATCGTGATGCCGTTCTGGAGGACCGATCCTCTACGAGGATAGGAGAAAGCCGGTTGAGGTGTTCTATGAACGTTGTCGAGATCGTGACGGGTCTGTTGGTT comes from the Nitrospirota bacterium genome and includes:
- a CDS encoding ATP-binding protein; translation: MERPLATTSDWTKNWQTSIAVKITATVLYAVAAVGFAVAIFLMRDMEGELNRQYDENADRFALRAAQELYPGTAATVQEAAAALQSDVARFGFDAITISRDGETVHLGDPPSGSTSIHRRLFASPGGPEGQPVLLLTFFHRSTHDHAVSHRNALLAGTGAATLVFGFFLTWVILKFISRPIRDLINANKAVMQGDLTVRLNGDRQDEFGALANFFDRMIDQIQQELTVRKQAEELLRQNEEHVKNILDSIHAGIVVIDYHTHEIVQVNSFAAEMIGAPKEEIVGRACHLFVCPAGAGYCPITDGGETVDNSERILITAQGDRVPILKSVVQLSLQGRPLLIESFISIKDRKLAEEQIARSAEKLRETNEELKSFVYSVSHDLRAPLVNVKGFTVELERSLREALILIETFAHVLPKEKLDKLNQLFREDVAESAGFIGSSIDRMDGLIGAMLKLSRFGGRELRPESIDLAAFMQFLLATFAHQIDQKRATVTIGTLPVIVADRTAMEQIMGNLLDNALKYLEPGRPGRIEITAERSEKETIVRVKDNGRGIAEDDIQKVFEIFRRAGKQDVAGEGMGLAYVKTLVKSHDGRIWCESEPGIGTVFSFTIPDKSAPPGEKAS